The genomic segment ACGACCCGCTGCTCGAACGGGCCGAGCGCGACGGGGAGGACTGGATCGTCCTCGGCATGCGCGAGACGGCCCTGTTCCGCGAGGACATGGAGGCGTTGCGGATCATCCCGCCGGCGCATTACGTGGGCGCGGTCGAGTCCATCCCGGCGATCGTCGAGCACGTGCTCGAGCTGCTGGCCTCCGGCGCGGCGTACACGCTCGCCGACGGCACCGGCGACGTCTACTACTCGATTGCCGCGGCCCCCCGCTTCGGCTACGAGTCCAACCTGTCCCGCGACGAGATGCGGGTGCTCTCGGCCGAGCGGGGCGGAGACCCCGACCGCGAGGGCAAGCGCGACCCGCTCGACCCGCTGCTGTGGCGCGGCGCCCGCGACGGCGAGCCCGCGTGGGAGGGCGGCGACCTCGGCCCCGGCCGCCCCGGCTGGCACATCGAGTGCACGACGATCGCCCTGGGCCGGCTGGGCGACACGATCGACGTGCAGGGCGGGGGCAGCGACCTGCTCTACCCGCACCACGAATGCTCGGCCGCGCACGCCGAGACGCTGACCGGGCAGGCGCCGTTCGCCGCGCACTACGTGCACGCGGGCATGATCGGGCTCGAGGGCGAGAAGATGTCGAAGTCCAAGGGCAACCTGGTCTTCGTGTCGCGGCTGCGCGCCGACGGGGTCGACCCGATGGCCGTGCGGCTGGGACTGCTCTCGGGCCACTACCGCAGCGACCGCGAGTGGACCGACGACGTGCTCAAGACGGGGGAGGAGCGGCTCGCACGCTGGCGTTCGGCCGCCGCCGCCCCGGCCGGTCCGTCGGGGGACGGGCTGCTCTCCGCCGTACGGGAGGCTCTGCACAACGACCTGGACTCGCCGGCGGCGCTGGCTGTGGTGGACGCGTGGGCCGAGGCCGCCCTCACGAATGTGGGAGAGGACGATCAGGCGCCCGCGCTGATGGCCCGTACGGTCGACGCCCTGCTCGGAATCCGCCTCTGAGCAGACTTCTGAGCGGACTTCTGCCACGGGCGACCCTAATGGTCCGTGCCGCGTTACGGACGGGTTTTCGAGTTTACGACCGAATTGGTCGTACTTGCTGCAAAACCGGCACATTTCCCGGACGAAAGGACGAGACTTTCGGTCGTCCTACTTTCGTCCGAAAGGAACCATCATGCGTCGTCCGGTCATGTACCTCGCCGGTCTGCTCCTGGCCTCCGGTGCGAGCCTCGCCCTCGCGGGTCCCGCCCAGGCTGCCGTCTCCCACGACAGCGGCGCGTCGAAGTCCTCGCACTACTGGTGCGACGAGGACGACTACTACGGCTACAGCCACCACCACCGTCGCCACCACCACCGTCACGGTGGCGGCTACGACTTCTGGGACGGCGACCGCTACAGCTACACCGTGAACAACGGCTTCTTCAACGGCAACCGGATCGGCATCGACATCTTCTGAGTGTCGTAACGCGAAAGGGCTGTCCCCAGCCCGGAACGACCCGAGGGAGCCGCCGGCCCCTCGGGTCTTTGCATCTCTGCTTCCCTACGCCAGGGCCAACCCCGGATCGGTGTCCGGGGTCTGCGGTGCCGGGGCCGGGATCTTGTATTCCTCGGTCAGCGTCGTCATCGGGCCCGGCCACGTCGCCTGGGCCACCTCGATCGGCTTGCGCGACTCGTCGAACGCCACATGCAGCAGGTGCAGCACCGGGGTGTCCGGGCGGATCTGCAACACCTCGGCCTCGTCGCGGCTCGGCTGCCGGGCGGTGACCGTGTCGGTGGCCGAGGCGTAACGCTTGCCCAGCACCTCCTCGGCCTCCTGATAGAGCGGCCGGCCGAACGCCTCGGCCCGCTCCAGCGACGTGCCGCTCACATCGGTCACCCGGAACCACGAGGCGCCGATCTCCACCGTGGCGTCGTCGGTCTTCACCAGATGCCGCCGGGCCAGCATCTCCGTGCCGTCACGAACCCCGAACGCGTCGGCCACCTCCGGCGGGGCGGGCTCACGACGGACGGAAACCAGCTGCTGCCGATAGCGGGCGGCAAGATCGGCGTGGTAGCCCCGGTGCGCGCCGTAACGCCCCCGCGACAACCGATTCAGGCGGCGGCGGGTGCCCCGGACGTACGTGCCGGAACCGGGCTTGGTGATCAGGATGCCCTCGACCCGCAACTGATCGACGGTGCGCTGGACGGTTTGCTTGGCGACCCCGAACATCTCAGCCATCGCGGGGATCGAGGGGAGGCGCTCACCGGGCTGCCAGTCACCGCGCCGGATACGTTCACGCAGCTGGGTGGCAATTTGGCGGTGCGGGAACTCCGCGGCTCCGGGGTTGATCGTCATTGCCGGCCTCCTTGCCGATGCCTTCGTCCTGCCTGTCGATCGCGCCTGCGCTAGCGGCTCGTCGATCGTTCGTGCCAGTGTCTGACGCACTGCCCGTGTCCGGTCTCTCCGTGCCGTGCGTCGCCCAGGCTTCTGCTGTCACCGCACCACTCGTCCCGCGCCGCCGTTCCCGCCTGCCCCGCCTGCCCCCCAAGGCTCGCCCCGCCAAGGTTCGCCCGGCCAAGGTTCGCCCGGCCAAGGTTCGCCCGGCCAAGGTTCGCCCGGCCAAGGTTCGCCCGGCCAAGGTTCGCCCGGCCAAGGTTCGCCCGGCCAAGGTTCGCCCGGCCAAGGCTCGCCCCCGCCAAGGCCCCTGCGGTTCGCCAAGGCGCCTGCGGCCCGCCGATCACCATTTACACACCTAGGTTCCTAGGATGACCCAACGACGAGGACACGCCAGCGGCGACACGCCAACCCGCCACCCTACATTCGCCGATTCAATGCACCTAGGTTCCTAGGATGCCCTATCGGTTGCGGGGGCGCCGCCGCAATTCGAGGCCTCGCCGAGCTGCCCCGGGAGGTCAAGGCGGATGGGATCGCGTCGGACGGACGGGCCGAGGTCAGCACGTTCCGGACCGCCGACTCGACGGCCCGGTCGGCGGCGGTCACGACCGAGCCGTGTGACGATGGGGGACAACCAAAGAGCCCGGCCACGCGTCAGACGAGCGGGCCGGGCTCCGAGATGGCGATCGCTACCAGGAGCCGGCGGTCGGACCGGCCGACCCGCCCCGGCGCCGCAGGTACTTCTCGAACTCGCTGGCGATCTCGTCCCCGGTCAGCGGCTGGATGCCTTCGTCACCGACGCGTTCCTCCAGCTCCCGTACGTATTCACCCAGCTCGGCGTCCTGCTCGGCGGCGGCCCGGACGCGCTTTTCCCACTCGTCGGCCTCCTCGGCCAGGTCGGCCAGCGGCACCGGCAGGTCGAGCACGTCCTCGAGGCGGCTGAGCAGGGCCAGCGTCGCTTTGGGGCAGGGCGGGTTGTTCGCGTAGTGCGGCACGTGCACCCAGAACGACAGCGCGTCGAGTTCGGCCCGCCCGGCCGCCTCGTGCAGCACGCCGACGATGCCGGTCGGTCCGTCGTAGCGGGTGGGGACCACGTTGTACTTCTCACCGGCGTCACGGTCGGAGGCGGAGCCGCTGATCGGCAGGGGCCGGGTGTACGGCACGTCGGCCAGCAGGGCACCCAGCAACACGATGCGCTCGACCTCGAGGCTGTGACACAACTCCAGGACCTGCTCGCAGAAGGTGCGCCAGCGCATGCTCGGCTCGATGCCGCGGATCAGCACCACGTCGCGCTCGGCGCCGGGCGGGCTGGCCACCGTGAACCGCGTGGTCGGCCATTCGATTTTGCGGGTCTCACCCTCGGCCATCGTGATCGTCGGCCGGCTGACCTGGAAGTCGTAGAAGTCCTCCGGGTCGATGGTGGTGATCTCGCGGGCCTGCCACACCTGCTCGAGGTGTTCCACGGCCGCGGTCGATGCGTCCGCTGCGTCGTTCCAGCCCTCGAAGGCGGCGATGGCCACGGGCGATCGGAGCAGCGGGAGGCCGTCGAACTCAGTCATGCTGACAGCCTACGTTCACCCCGCGCACACCACTCGGCGGCCGCGCCGCGCCCGCCGGGCATCACCGCCGGTAGTAAACCGCAAAAGCCGCAAGACGTACGGAACAAGGAGCGCTGGTTAGACCTTGGCCGGCAGGCGCCGATGCAGTTCGGCCAGCAGCACGGACGGGGCCGGGGACATCAGGCCCACGTCGACGAGGTAGATAGCCCGCCCGCCGTCGCGGCGACGTGTGCGCGGGGCCCGGCCGGGCCCGCCGCCCGGCTCCACGAAGTCGGCGTCCACGGGTGTGATCATGAGCTCGGTGAACGGTCCGCGGTAGCGCAGCGCGACCTCCTCGATGCCGGCCCACGGGATGTGCACGGGCCGGCGGCCGGTGGCGGCGAAGTCGAGCCCACGCATCGAGCTGTGCAGCCAGCCCAGCCGGTTCCAGGCGGCCAGCAGGATCACGGCGGCCAGCGCGACCGGCACGGTCAGGGCCAGCTCGACGTAGAGGACCACGTCGTCGGCGGAGGGGGTGTCGCCCAGCGCGAGCCGCAACAGCACGAACAGAACCAGTGTGGTCGCCCAGACGGCGGCGATCACCCAGAGCATCGTGACGTAGACCATCGCCCGGGACTGCAGGAAGGTGACCGTGTCGTCATCCGGTCCGAGCACCTCGTCGATGTGCGCCACGATGGAATTATGCCCGCTTTGGCGCAGGATAGAGGTGATTATGGGGAGGTGACCGTGACGCGGCTGGGGGACGACGACCCCGCGACGTGGGAGGCCGCCGCGCGCCTCCTCGACGAATACCGTCAGCACTTCGGGGCCAACCCGGCCCCCGAGGCCGCCGCGAGCTGGCTCCGCGACCAGATCGACGCCGCCCGGGCCCGCGTTTACCTGGCCGTCGCTGGTGGCATCACCCCTGACGGCGAGGGCGCCGAGGGCATCTGCACGGTCGCCGTCGTGCCGGCCGCGCTCACCCTGCGCACGGTCTGGCTGATCCGGGACCTTTACGTACGCCCCT from the Paractinoplanes abujensis genome contains:
- the mshC gene encoding cysteine--1-D-myo-inosityl 2-amino-2-deoxy-alpha-D-glucopyranoside ligase, whose product is MDTWTGHDVPTLPGEAPSPRLYDSARREVAATAPGSTATMYVCGITPYDATHLGHAATMITFDLVNRLWRDAGHDVNYVQNVTDIDDPLLERAERDGEDWIVLGMRETALFREDMEALRIIPPAHYVGAVESIPAIVEHVLELLASGAAYTLADGTGDVYYSIAAAPRFGYESNLSRDEMRVLSAERGGDPDREGKRDPLDPLLWRGARDGEPAWEGGDLGPGRPGWHIECTTIALGRLGDTIDVQGGGSDLLYPHHECSAAHAETLTGQAPFAAHYVHAGMIGLEGEKMSKSKGNLVFVSRLRADGVDPMAVRLGLLSGHYRSDREWTDDVLKTGEERLARWRSAAAAPAGPSGDGLLSAVREALHNDLDSPAALAVVDAWAEAALTNVGEDDQAPALMARTVDALLGIRL
- a CDS encoding GntR family transcriptional regulator; translation: MTINPGAAEFPHRQIATQLRERIRRGDWQPGERLPSIPAMAEMFGVAKQTVQRTVDQLRVEGILITKPGSGTYVRGTRRRLNRLSRGRYGAHRGYHADLAARYRQQLVSVRREPAPPEVADAFGVRDGTEMLARRHLVKTDDATVEIGASWFRVTDVSGTSLERAEAFGRPLYQEAEEVLGKRYASATDTVTARQPSRDEAEVLQIRPDTPVLHLLHVAFDESRKPIEVAQATWPGPMTTLTEEYKIPAPAPQTPDTDPGLALA
- a CDS encoding pentapeptide repeat-containing protein; the encoded protein is MVIGGPQAPWRTAGALAGASLGRANLGRANLGRANLGRANLGRANLGRANLGRANLGRANLGGASLGGQAGQAGTAARDEWCGDSRSLGDARHGETGHGQCVRHWHERSTSR
- a CDS encoding PAC2 family protein codes for the protein MTEFDGLPLLRSPVAIAAFEGWNDAADASTAAVEHLEQVWQAREITTIDPEDFYDFQVSRPTITMAEGETRKIEWPTTRFTVASPPGAERDVVLIRGIEPSMRWRTFCEQVLELCHSLEVERIVLLGALLADVPYTRPLPISGSASDRDAGEKYNVVPTRYDGPTGIVGVLHEAAGRAELDALSFWVHVPHYANNPPCPKATLALLSRLEDVLDLPVPLADLAEEADEWEKRVRAAAEQDAELGEYVRELEERVGDEGIQPLTGDEIASEFEKYLRRRGGSAGPTAGSW
- a CDS encoding GNAT family N-acetyltransferase, whose amino-acid sequence is MTVTRLGDDDPATWEAAARLLDEYRQHFGANPAPEAAASWLRDQIDAARARVYLAVAGGITPDGEGAEGICTVAVVPAALTLRTVWLIRDLYVRPSARRRGVARALIEAVADEAAASGAHRLSLQTETANVRASELYVGSGFIPLADVTVMDRVL